In Gammaproteobacteria bacterium, a genomic segment contains:
- a CDS encoding GNAT family N-acetyltransferase, which produces MITVRTATIDDLDGICRIADEINTLHHEHAPQDFLPANDVTRDRDMWQQAIEAEDGVLFVALRDNAVIGFVSAILITNHHISFLVPKRICRINSVVVSATERRSGVATQLFAWVESWAKSESADQLALNVANWNAGAITFYEQNGFVDISRTMVRRLK; this is translated from the coding sequence ATGATCACAGTGCGCACGGCGACCATCGACGATCTCGATGGCATTTGTCGTATAGCCGACGAAATCAACACACTGCATCATGAGCATGCACCGCAGGATTTTCTTCCGGCAAATGATGTGACGCGTGATCGTGACATGTGGCAACAGGCCATTGAAGCGGAAGATGGTGTGTTGTTTGTGGCATTGCGTGACAATGCCGTTATCGGTTTTGTATCCGCGATATTGATTACCAACCATCACATCAGTTTCCTGGTGCCCAAGCGTATTTGTCGTATCAACTCCGTTGTTGTCAGTGCGACCGAGCGCCGTTCCGGCGTGGCTACGCAGTTATTTGCCTGGGTGGAAAGCTGGGCGAAATCCGAATCCGCCGATCAACTGGCCTTGAATGTTGCCAACTGGAACGCCGGTGCGATTACGTTTTATGAACAAAACGGCTTTGTCGATATTTCCCGCACCATGGTCAGGCGCCTCAAGTAG